From Microscilla marina ATCC 23134, one genomic window encodes:
- the aceA gene encoding isocitrate lyase: MTKIDKINEIIKDWSTNPRWKGIERPYTAEEVVKLQGSYRIEHTIAKLGAETLWRKMQSQDYVAGLGCLTGNQAVQAVQAGLQAIYLSGWQVAADANLAGEMYPDQSLYPADSVPKVVQRINNALLRADQIQSVGEGEDKTEWLVPIMADAEAGFGGNLNAFELMKAMIKAGAAGVHFEDQLSSAKKCGHLGGKVLVPTTEAINKLVAARLASDVMGVPTVLVARTDADAAQLLTSDIDPRDHKFLTGERSHEGFFHVKSGIEQAIDRGLSYAPYADLIWMETSHPSIEEAKQFAEAIHAKYPEKMLAYNCSPSFNWASKLSDQEMLEYRESLAKLGYKFQFITLAGFHALNTSMFELARAYKDQGMLGYSALQQREFALQADGFSAVKHQAFVGTGYFDAVQNTVTSGQASTVALKGSTEEEQF; encoded by the coding sequence ATGACAAAGATTGATAAAATAAACGAAATAATCAAAGATTGGTCTACAAATCCACGCTGGAAAGGTATAGAACGACCTTATACTGCCGAAGAGGTAGTAAAACTACAGGGGTCTTACCGTATTGAGCACACCATTGCCAAATTGGGTGCTGAAACATTGTGGCGTAAAATGCAAAGCCAGGATTATGTAGCTGGTTTGGGTTGTTTAACTGGAAATCAAGCTGTACAGGCGGTACAGGCTGGCTTACAGGCGATCTATTTGAGTGGCTGGCAAGTGGCAGCTGATGCTAATCTTGCTGGCGAGATGTATCCTGACCAAAGCTTGTACCCTGCTGACAGCGTTCCTAAAGTAGTACAAAGAATTAACAACGCTTTGCTTAGAGCTGACCAGATTCAGTCGGTAGGCGAAGGAGAAGATAAAACAGAGTGGTTGGTGCCTATTATGGCCGACGCTGAAGCTGGTTTTGGTGGTAACCTAAACGCTTTTGAATTGATGAAAGCAATGATCAAGGCAGGTGCTGCCGGGGTTCACTTCGAAGACCAATTGTCATCGGCTAAAAAATGCGGCCACTTGGGAGGAAAGGTATTGGTACCTACTACCGAAGCTATCAACAAACTGGTAGCGGCTCGCCTTGCCAGTGATGTAATGGGTGTACCTACAGTATTGGTAGCACGTACTGACGCAGACGCGGCTCAACTACTTACCAGTGACATAGACCCAAGAGATCATAAATTTTTGACTGGTGAAAGAAGCCACGAAGGTTTCTTTCATGTAAAAAGCGGTATTGAGCAAGCCATTGATCGTGGTTTGTCTTATGCTCCTTACGCCGACCTTATTTGGATGGAAACTTCGCACCCAAGCATTGAAGAAGCCAAGCAATTTGCCGAAGCTATTCACGCCAAATACCCTGAGAAGATGCTGGCTTACAACTGTTCCCCTTCTTTTAACTGGGCTTCTAAGTTAAGCGATCAGGAGATGCTGGAATACCGTGAAAGCCTGGCTAAATTAGGCTACAAATTCCAATTTATTACACTGGCTGGTTTCCACGCGCTCAACACTAGCATGTTTGAGTTGGCAAGGGCTTATAAAGATCAAGGAATGTTGGGCTATTCTGCCTTACAACAAAGAGAATTTGCCTTACAGGCAGACGGTTTCAGTGCGGTAAAACACCAAGCTTTTGTTGGAACCGGATACTTTGATGCGGTGCAAAACACCGTAACTTCAGGACAGGCATCTACTGTTGCCCTCAAGGGTTCTACCGAAGAGGAGCAATTCTAG